Proteins co-encoded in one Arachis hypogaea cultivar Tifrunner chromosome 11, arahy.Tifrunner.gnm2.J5K5, whole genome shotgun sequence genomic window:
- the LOC112719668 gene encoding thaumatin-like protein 1: MSLLLSHHYYHQQHYYSSKSLFIFLHLLASTGLWVSATTFTFENKCEHTVWPGILGKPDLGATGFELRGGDTRSFNAPPAWSGRFWARTGCKFDDSGHGACSTGDCGSGEVNCNGNGAAPPATLAEFTLGGGAQDYYDVSLVDGYNVPMVVEASGGTGSCAATGCGADLNRRCPEELRVDGGDACNSACRAFGKAEYCCDGEFGSPAACKPSVYSEIFKSACPKAYSYAFDDATSTFTCSGADYTITFCPTSLPSLKSLMDSGAGSSVEQAAVATKSWIANLATGASTRTQHFAPSISPFFVALTFIILSNLIS, encoded by the exons ATGTCTCTGCTACTCTCACATCATTATTATCACCAACAACATTATTATTCTTCTAAATCACTCTTCATTTTCCTACATCTACTTGCTTCCACAG GGTTATGGGTGTCAGCAACAACATTCACATTTGAGAATAAATGTGAACACACAGTTTGGCCCGGCATTCTTGGAAAGCCTGATCTCGGAGCCACGGGCTTCGAGCTCAGGGGTGGAGACACGCGCTCTTTTAACGCGCCTCCAGCCTGGTCGGGCCGGTTTTGGGCTCGAACAGGCTGTAAATTCGATGACTCAGGACACGGCGCGTGTTCCACGGGTGACTGTGGATCCGGAGAGGTCAACTGCAACGGCAATGGCGCCGCACCGCCGGCTACTCTTGCGGAGTTCACACTTGGCGGCGGCGCCCAGGACTACTACGACGTAAGCCTTGTTGATGGCTACAACGTGCCGATGGTGGTGGAGGCGAGTGGCGGAACCGGCTCTTGCGCCGCGACGGGGTGCGGCGCGGATCTGAACCGGCGATGCCCGGAGGAACTGAGGGTGGACGGGGGAGACGCGTGTAACAGCGCGTGCCGTGCGTTTGGGAAAGCGGAGTATTGCTGCGACGGAGAGTTTGGTTCGCCGGCGGCGTGTAAACCGTCGGTGTATTCGGAGATATTCAAATCGGCGTGTCCAAAAGCGTATAGCTACGCTTTTGATGACGCAACGAGCACGTTTACGTGTTCTGGTGCTGATTACACCATCACATTTTGTCCTACTTCTTTACCAag TTTGAAATCATTGATGGATTCTGGAGCAGGATCATCAGTTGAGCAAGCAGCCGTAGCTACAAAATCATGGATAGCAAATTTAGCAACAGGAGCTTCCACAAGAACTCAACATTTTGCACCTTCCATTTCTCCATTTTTTGTAGCTCttactttcattattctttctaaTTTAATCTCTTAG